The Bdellovibrio bacteriovorus DNA segment CCATCGAGTCGCTGACGCCAAATTGCTTTAAGATTTCGGGAAAAAGAGGGCCCCTGATATTGTCAGTCAGACCAAATACAAACAAGCTCGCATAAGAGAGAAAAATAAAGGGCCAAATCATGAAACCCACTATAAAGACCGCTTCTTAGGAAGACAAGGGCAACTAATTATGCGGCTTTGGAATAGGTCGCGCCCGACGTGTCTATCGGGCAGGCACAATATGTAGAAAATGCTTGGGAGTCCTGCTCAATTTACTGAAATCTCTAGGAAATAAAGGGGTGCTATGCTACAAACGGAGCCCACATAAATCCTTAACCAAAGGGACTGACAAGGTCCCAGCTGTAATAAGCATGGCTGTAACAAGCCAAGGAGCCCCGAAGATGGAATTGAATGACGGTGCTAACACCACTCAAGCTAGCGCGCCCGTAAACTATTCTGACGATAATGTCGCAAAACCCCTCGAAAACAAGCCGGTGAATTTTTACTCTCTGACACTAGAGGGTCTAAAGTCTTATCTTAAAGGCAAAGGGAAAGAGCAATTCCGTGCTCAACAGATCTTTAAATGGGTTTACGAACAACGTGTGACAGACCCGGAACAAATGACGAATCTGTCAAAAGAGTTCCGTGCCTCTTTACCCCAAATTCTTTCTTTCGATCTTCCTCCAGTTCTGACTCACTTAAAGTCTGTCGACGGAACACAAAAACTTCTCTTTGATATGGGTGGCGGTAACAGCGTTGAAGCCGTCGTCATTCCATCTGAAGACCGCCTGACTTTGTGTATTTCTTCAGAAGTGGGTTGCAACATTGGATGTAAGTTCTGCTTCACTGGAAAACAAAAATTAAAGCGTCGTTTGCGCACAGAAGAGATCGTTGGCCAATTCATGCAAGTGCATGACCGTTTAGGCGAAGGTCAGCGCATCACGAACATCGTGTTCATGGGTATGGGCGAACCTTTGGATAATCCTGAAGCGGTTTTCCAAACTATCGATGTGTTACATTCTCCATGGGGCATCAACTTGTCTCGTAAGAAAATCACGGTTTCTACATCCGGTATTGTTCCAGAGATGTGGAGAGTTTCAGAAGCAAAAGTTCGTTTGGCGGTGAGCTTAAATGGTCCTACGGATGAGATTCGTACCCAAGTCATGCCGATCAATAAAAAGTGGAACACAACAGAACTTTTGAATGCTTGTAAAGAGCACTATCGTATCACGAAAGATAAAATCACTTTCGAGTATGTGTTGTTAAAAGGTGTAACGGATCAAATCGAACACGCACGTCAGTTGGTGAAACTGGTGAAAGACGTTCCGTGCAAGATCAATATCATTCCGTTCAACGAACATCCAGGTTCAGGATATGAGCGTCCTTCAGATGAAGCTGTCGAGGCTTTCCACTCTGAATTGATGCGTCTTGGGGCTCACGTTCTTCTTCGCCGCTCTATGGGTCGCGATATTTTCGCGGCTTGCGGCCAGTTAACAAGCCAAGTTCCAAATAAGCCTGTTTCTATGGACATTTCGAATTCAAAATTAGCAGGTCTACCAAAATACAAACGCGAGATGCTAGAAAACGCAACGGCATCACAACAGGAGCAATAGTTTTATGTCAGAGATTTTAGTCGTTGGAAGTTTGGCTTACGATTCCATTCAAACTCCTTCAGGAAAAGTGGACCGCGCCTTGGGTGGTTCCGCAAATTACTTTTCTTTGGCCGCTTCTTTGTTTTCTAAAGTGCGTGTGGTTGGTGTTGTTGGTGAAGACTATGATCAAGGAGACTACGAGCTTTTAAATTCTCGTGGGGTTGATTTG contains these protein-coding regions:
- the rlmN gene encoding 23S rRNA (adenine(2503)-C(2))-methyltransferase RlmN, with the protein product MELNDGANTTQASAPVNYSDDNVAKPLENKPVNFYSLTLEGLKSYLKGKGKEQFRAQQIFKWVYEQRVTDPEQMTNLSKEFRASLPQILSFDLPPVLTHLKSVDGTQKLLFDMGGGNSVEAVVIPSEDRLTLCISSEVGCNIGCKFCFTGKQKLKRRLRTEEIVGQFMQVHDRLGEGQRITNIVFMGMGEPLDNPEAVFQTIDVLHSPWGINLSRKKITVSTSGIVPEMWRVSEAKVRLAVSLNGPTDEIRTQVMPINKKWNTTELLNACKEHYRITKDKITFEYVLLKGVTDQIEHARQLVKLVKDVPCKINIIPFNEHPGSGYERPSDEAVEAFHSELMRLGAHVLLRRSMGRDIFAACGQLTSQVPNKPVSMDISNSKLAGLPKYKREMLENATASQQEQ